From Palaemon carinicauda isolate YSFRI2023 chromosome 33, ASM3689809v2, whole genome shotgun sequence:
ttgtagctgacaaagtcccgactttacggggtcctccaactagagatctgttcgcaacgcccctgaacctcagggtaccattgctccccagccctagaccccaaggctctctggcaagaaacaggccaacaacggtgggtacaacaatgacgtttatgtcTCGTCCTTGTTTTGTTTGGAGAAGGGctctcaagaaggctagaacatcgatcAGCCTCTCAAGAACTCTCATAGCTCCTCaatggcattacgcagaatggtttccacatcacagacaaccacactttgaGACCTACAAGGTTGTcaagatatctgaggaattcctcagcatcagtctacgaGGCAGTAAatcgtcttctgtggttggtgtcatgggaaagtgtctatctccactcgatacctctattccagcaatagcggaaacCTCGATGATATGCAAGAGAAAAAGACCCtcttttcagtttcaacaggtaaagacgatcgCTCAACCATGACCCTTTGCCTTCAAACTGAATGGAAGGGACATCCTCACATCGCTAGACCTTtcttaactcatacggacttacaacttgcctttccccagtcggaattgagaccttcctctcgaaacatggttcaaattctccggtctctaaagagacctccatATGTTCCACTTCactaggcaacaaattttcacctggtttaagaagacaatgttcctatacactctgacagcagccatacgagtcaaggaacttcatggtctctctttcgtcatcgcccattaatgagaagggcgaaaggcaacgtTCACTTTCGTCCTCGAGTattcgccagacacagtctccagaggtgacggatcctacacaagtctccactcgttaacggacgatccagatcatccgttactgtacccaggataaggtatgagactttaccttaagagaatggcaacagcccacctgggtcccttctcttgtcatcagcactgggagagactaaaagaggataaccaaaacatCATCCCTGCTTGATTCACAGAGTCACCAATTATGCCTTGAATCCTTAGCCTCACCCAACATGATGACTCACGATGGCCCTTCTAAACAGATTATTCTGTGGCGCAagtttttacaagaaaggatgcgAATGGTCCAGGTGACTTCCACAACCTTTCTTCTGCAAGGCGTGACCCACATGAACTCGATACGATctttatcggtcctgtggtggctgtacaactgctggtttaaaacctcaagctccttattggacaagtagcagaaggttgagggcattgttacccggttttagtctgcatgaatgaaaaggtttgactggctcttattcttttcttcattctcccctctcttggggaaagcagcatcctgggttctctgcacagctgacctcaaaccactgcaggtaaaccatgctcccttgtgtacctagtattaagactaatactgttgcgtccccataccctgacgaggtggtattgggaaagttctagttacacagtttttccttctaaagaactcagaataactttacctggacagtcacacttctatatacctcaacacacagcttgtgtaggctgcggaccttgcgtagctaggttttagtgaggtgcagggactccttatattTGAGTACTGACATATTCACATAGGATCCCCCGGGTAAAGccaagccagattggctgggacgtccaccctacctaatgggtgagtcacccctattaaattgcgtggtttgtattccagttacggaaaaaataacaaattcatagataatttgtatttttcctaactatacaaaccttagctatttaaacaaacttacccgccagccctatccccctcctcttgaagtcctacctccaagcaaagtgagctcaatcacaggtgtgtgaggggagggacggtagcaagctactctcccctacccccgctaactagcggtatgggtagttaaccctcgttaaatttcaaTGGGTCGTCattccagctacgctgaaagtaatacccctattaaatagctaaggtttgtatagttaggaaaaatacaaattatctacgaatttgtcatgtttatgctTGTATCCTGATTTGCTGGTACAATATTCAAAATTGCTCATATCCTGAAGTACTACTTTAAATTTAGCTTAATATTAAGTATATTACAATATGGTATCGACTCATATCTTTCTTTGTCAGTAacaaattttccatttttcttttcagaaatcCAAAAAGTCTAAAGCCAAggattcagatgatgaggaggaCATCATTGTAACGTCCAAAAAAGGAGGGAGTTTTGCAGCCTTAATGATGGAAGATGAGGATGACCCTGATTCTGATGAACCTGCTATTgaggagaaaaaagaaaagaagaaaacaaaaaaagatgAGAAGCCAAAGAAGGAGGATAAACCCAAGAAGGAGGACAAGCCTAAAAAACCTGCTGATtcagatgatgatgaagaggaggttATTGTCCAGACAAAGAAAGGAGGAGGTTTTGCTGCtttaatggatgatgatgatgatgatttcgaaGAAGATATGGATGAAAAGATTGTAGAGGAGAAGAaggaggtaaaaaagaaaaataaaaaggaagaaaaacctAAACCTGTTGCAGAAgataaaaagaaagggaaaaagggaagaaagaagaagaatgatgaagaaGATCTTGACCAAATATTGGCTGAGCTAGAACTCGAGTACAAAGGGGAAAAACCAAAAGAAGAGTCAGTTAAAGAAACCTCAGAGGAACCACCACCAGTGGAAGAGAGctcgaagaaaaagaaaaagaaaaaaaaggaagctgcTACAGAATTAGAGAAAGCAAGTATTCCTTCTGCTCAAGAGGAGAGTGTTGATATGGTAGAGAAAACTGTCCCTGTAACAGAAAAGGGTGCTCCAGCCACCGAGAAGGCTGCTCCAGCCACCGAGAAGGCTGCTCCAGCCATCGAGAAGGCTGCTCCAGCAGCAGAAGGTGTTCCACCATCGGCAAAGAAAGATACGACACCACCAGCAGAACCCATGGAAGTTGATGTAGCAAAACCTACTGAAGCTGCTAAAGATGATGCTACTGATAAGGCAGAAGAGCCTGTAGCAGAGCCTTctaaagcaaagaaaaagaaaaagaaagctaAGGATACAGCAGCACCTGTTGATGATGACTCTAAAGAAGGAACCCCAGCTCCAGATGAAGTAGGAGAAGGTGGAGCTGATGAAGATGGCACTGGAAAGAAGAAAGGCAAAAAGAAGAAGGAAGCCGAAGAAGATAAAGATGCCCGTAAGGGTAAACCTAGCAAGAAAGCCCTTGCTGCCATGCGTGAAATACTGGCAaagcaaaaggaagaagaagaaaagctgaggaaggaggaagaagaaagacaaAAGAAAGAGGATGAACGATTAAGGCAGATTGAAGAGGAGAAAAGACTTGAgcaagaaaggaaagaaagacgAAAACAAAAGGAGAAAGAACGAAAGGAAAGGCTAAAAGCTGAAGGAAAGCTACTAACTCCCAAACAAAAGGCTGATATGAAGAGAGCAAAGGAAATGTTAGAGCATCGTAAAGCTCTAGGTCTGGCAGTCCCTGAGGTTGGTGAGAAAAAGCCCCGTCCTGGTACCAGAATTAAACCTAAGAAAAAGAAGGATCAGGAAACAGCTCAGGAAGAGTCCGAGCCATCACCACCACCTGCAGTAGAAGAAAAGTCTGGAGAGGAGGAAAAACCTGAGGAGCAAGAACCTGCTCCTCCTGTTGAAGAAGTGAAGGTAGAAGAGGTCAAGGATGCATGGGACGAATCATCTGACGAAGAAGAGGATGATACTTCGGAAGCCACTGAAAACAAAATGGCTAATAATGTAAGAAaaccagatgatgatgatgacgatgatgatgaagacgatgaAGATGATAGTGCAGAGAGTGAGTCTGAGGATGAGTCCGTGGAAGAGCACAAAGGGGAAGCAGAAAAAAGAAGACGTAGAGCAATGGATCGAATGTTGAAACGCAAGGAAGAAAATCTTAAGAAAGTTGATCCAGAAAATCTACGTGCCCCAGTTGTTTGTGTTCTTGGTCACGTAGATCATGGTAAGACGAAAATATTGGACAAGTTAAGAAGGTCAAATGTCCAAGAGGGTGAGGTTGGCGGTATTACTCAACAGATTGGAGCTACTAATGTACCAGCATATGCAATAAAAAAACAAACGCATATGGTGAAAGACTTTGATATGGATGAAATGAAATTTCCGGGTCTTCTCATCATTGACACTCCTGGTCACGAATCCTTCCGAAATCTTCGTTCTAGAGGTTCCTCTTTGTGTGATATTGCTATTCTTGTTGTTGATATAACACAAGGTTTGGAGCCACAGACCAAAGAATCTATTAGCCttttaagaaaaagaggaacacCCTTCATAGTTGCACTTAACAAGGTCGACAGGTATGGTCATGCAAGACACATTTCTTTGTTTATACTTAATGGTATGAATTTATTACCCAAGACTTTTCCTAAAAGAATTTGTCATTTTGAAGATTTGATTGTTTTATTAAGAGCatggtaattttaatttttcagtaaGTAATACCCAACATTCATTGTGCTATACTTTTTCCAAATGCAGCTTGGTTGACAAACTCAAAATTAGAGTAATAGTTGTAGGGTTGTATGCCTAGGCCCCATATCTCTTACTTGGAGAAGTACTCTTATACTAAATGACTGCCAATGGAAGTTATTTCAAAACAGTCATCAAGTTTTTAACTTGATACTCATATGTACTGTATCAGTCTGAGGCAGAGTCCAggattacagtactgtatagagtCAGAGTACAATGATCTCCTAGATCAGataatatattttttagatttaataaatatTGGATTAGAAATGCGCAAAAGTAAGGGAGGAAAGCACTTCTTCACTGAGTGTAGGGATCTCGCTGATCAAATAGTAAAATAGTATTAAATTTGATGAATGTAAGATTATACGGAGCAAGAAAAAAGTGAAGGGAGTTGAGCATGATACTTCCTGTTAATCAGAGGGTAGCCAAGTTAATGAATATTCCACTTGATGTTGCTATTCCCTTGCTTACTTCAAGTAAATGACCTTTTAAATGTTTATGATATGCCAATTATTCATTCTTGGGCTCTCTTTCTCCCTCCCAATCTCAAATATCCCTTACTTGTCCTCCAGATAATTTCTTGGCCTCTCATCTTTAGAGTTTTAGCTTTTACTAGAAGAGCAAATACCCGGAGGGAGTATAAGGTAGACATATCTCAAGCCTCCCAAAAGGACAGAcaatttggctgtttttttttcaagtaattaaaCTTGCACCAGCTGGATCGAGGTAGTTAATCTTGGTTTGCGAAGATATGCATTCAAAGAGGATTTTGACGTCTTTTTATAGTTGTAGAGGATACTTGCTTGTAGATTGCTTGGTACAGTCTCTTGCAACACCACAGCCTGCAACGAGGGtaagttattgtaattatttagtgCTCCCTTAAATTTTGATGTCATTTCATCAACAGTGGAAAATTTTGGTAACAATTTCTACTTCAGAAGGAGTAGATGGTTTTAAAATTGTTTTAAAGACTCGCATTTGTTCAAAACCGTTTACAAGTGCACACCTGTTCTCTATAAGCTCAGCAAACTCTAAGCCTTGTACAGTACTATGATAATGCTATTTTCCATCTCTCCAAGGTAGATGCTAATTTGAATAGGCTTCACTAGGAGTATGCAAGGAGATTGTGCCTAGCTAGCCCTCATGCATGAAAGGTTCAAagatcactcatgagtggcagaggtaagggacatatGATTAGTTTTCAAACCGCCTCTCCTATGTGTTCCAGCAAGCCCCCCATCGTAAGCTCACAAGGACattgaggttgcagacagtactaGAAACGATTTAGCTTAAGTGTGGCTCGAACTTCTGTTCAAGAGATTGTGAGACAGATGTTGCCAATAGGCTACTACATATGGTCTTTGCTGTGTCCTTCTTCAACTTTCTTTCTCACTTCCTTGTGAGACAGATGTTGCCAATAGGCTACTACATATGGTCTTTGCTGTGTCCTTCTTCAACTTTctttctcacttcctttcttgCCTCTTTCTATCCAACTTCTAAACTTTGATTTACTACTAGTATTCACTTCTGCAATTGTGAGGTGAGGCTTCCCTGTGGATGTATAGgggcactgaatggccttccaAGGGCCAATGCCAGCCTTTTGAACCAAATTCATATATCCAGTCCAATCTTGTGGTCTTGTTTTGTGAAAGCCATGCTTTGGCAATGTGGAACGTCAGGGCTTGCTGCAGCAGAGTACATCAAGTGCTATTGGTTTTTTTGTGGTAGATTTCTCGCAACACCCCAATTCTTTTGCGGATTGTTGCAAGACTGATGGAACTCTCACAGTTGGCACATACAACTGTTGCAATTCTGCATTGAGCTGTAAGTGGCTTTAGTGCCGCGAAACCACTCAATGATTGCGCCCATAACACTTTTGATTTTTAGTATAGATATAGTGCTTTCAAATTTTGCAATAATAGGTCCTCGGTTACTTAGAAAGGGGACAATTTCTGCTTGTCAGTCTACTTATACAGAGGCAGAAAGCTTTGGTTAGTAGGTTGTGGGAAATGTTATGAAATCAAATTCCCCTTCGCTGTCATCAGATGCTTTAATCTTGGGAGTAGAGCATGATTCTGTGGCTAAGTAAGCCTCGCCATCAATTTTCTTTATAGGTTGGGCAGAATCCCAGAGTAATACTAGATAcagtagtatatacagtataattctaTAGGAGTAGCTGAGCCATACCAACCTTTATTGTGGCCAAGACTTCTATGCCCATGAGAAAGAAGTTGAATAAGTCAGCAAGAAAATGGGTATGAATTTTTCACAGCCAGTCTAGCTTCTTTCATATTTGTCATTGACTATAAATGTGAAACGGCCAAATCGTACTGCACTGGTGAGATTCTGTGAGGGCCTCCGTGCGGATGATCTCAACTCCTCTCTATTAATAGTTGAGATTTCAGAATAGATTCTTATGGAGAGAAACAAAAATATTGGAAGTCTATctattatgttttattttgatgAAGCTTACCTCTAGGTCCAATTACATATATTTGCAAATTGCAAAGCTTTGACTTTTAAGAAAACAATTTCTTTACATAACCCTCTTCTTTAGGGTTTGCCAGTGTTGGACCCCCAACCTAGGGGAGAAGCACCTGATAGGTGCTCCCACCCTCCCTAGCTAGGGTTTTGGTCCTCGTGTTATATCGCCAGAGGGCCTATTTTTCTGTgtcattattttttcaaataaggtTTAAGGTTCACCATACAGT
This genomic window contains:
- the eIF5B gene encoding eukaryotic translation initiation factor 5B isoform X2; the encoded protein is MGKPKADIKEESNGDVVEGSATPATKDSKKGKKGRKNKDVDWEDEVAKDLEDMTLEEKGEKEPSPEPSPIPERKEKKKEKKSKKSKAKDSDDEEDIIVTSKKGGSFAALMMEDEDDPDSDEPAIEEKKEKKKTKKDEKPKKEDKPKKEDKPKKPADSDDDEEEVIVQTKKGGGFAALMDDDDDDFEEDMDEKIVEEKKEVKKKNKKEEKPKPVAEDKKKGKKGRKKKNDEEDLDQILAELELEYKGEKPKEESVKETSEEPPPVEESSKKKKKKKKEAATELEKASIPSAQEESVDMVEKTVPVTEKGAPATEKAAPATEKAAPAIEKAAPAAEGVPPSAKKDTTPPAEPMEVDVAKPTEAAKDDATDKAEEPVAEPSKAKKKKKKAKDTAAPVDDDSKEGTPAPDEVGEGGADEDGTGKKKGKKKKEAEEDKDARKGKPSKKALAAMREILAKQKEEEEKLRKEEEERQKKEDERLRQIEEEKRLEQERKERRKQKEKERKERLKAEGKLLTPKQKADMKRAKEMLEHRKALGLAVPEVGEKKPRPGTRIKPKKKKDQETAQEESEPSPPPAVEEKSGEEEKPEEQEPAPPVEEVKVEEVKDAWDESSDEEEDDTSEATENKMANNVRKPDDDDDDDDEDDEDDSAESESEDESVEEHKGEAEKRRRRAMDRMLKRKEENLKKVDPENLRAPVVCVLGHVDHGKTKILDKLRRSNVQEGEVGGITQQIGATNVPAYAIKKQTHMVKDFDMDEMKFPGLLIIDTPGHESFRNLRSRGSSLCDIAILVVDITQGLEPQTKESISLLRKRGTPFIVALNKVDRVYEWVSHPSKDIRDMITHQEEPSRNDFERRTSQIIQGLREEKLNSALFWENPNPKEYLSLVPTSAISGDGMGNLISLICNLCQHRLKKNLVFSEELQCTVLEVKTIQGHGTTIDVILVNGRLREGDTIILAGTEGPIVTQIRSLLLPKPLKEIRVKGQYDEVKEISAAQGVKIAARDLEKAIPGLSLKVAYHDDEVDIIKEEVDREFHSAMRSMKVKERGVYVQASTLGALEALLEFFKTNQVPYSGIRVGPVVKRDVMRAAAMLEHDPMYAVILAFDVKVEKDAQDLADKEGVKIFSEETIYHLGDRYVEYLKEYKKKKQDEFRSIAVFPSRLKIIPTAIFNKRDPIVLGVNIEAGVLRTGTPLCVPSKEFVEIGIVTSMEFDHKNVDLAKKGDEVCIKIENVPGHTPKLVGRHFEPEDMLVSKISRESINACKDYFRDDLSKTDWKLMLELKKQFQIL